The DNA window GCGGCTATGCCCGTATCGTGGAAAAGCTGCGACCGGGGGCGGTCGAGCCGGGCGATATCGTCGATACGTCGGGCCGGGTCATGGGCCGCCACGACGGCATCATCAACTTCACCATCGGCCAGCGCCGGGGCATCGGTGTCGGCGGTACCGCACATCCGCTTTACGTCGTGCATCTGGACCCGGACCGGCATCAGGTCGTGGTCGGGCCGAAATCGGCCCTGGCCCGCGATATCGTTGAGATCGACGAGTTGAACTGGCTCGGTAGCTCCATTCCGGCATCGGGTGTGGACTGCCAGGTGAAGCTGCGCTCGGCGCAGCCCGCGGTCGCAGCGCGTGTTTATGCCCAGGGCGGTGGCCGGGCGGAGATCCGCCTCGTCGAGCCGGAATACGGCATCGCGCCGGGGCAGGCCGCCGTTCTCTATGACGATGAGCGGGTGCTGGGCGGCGGCTGGATCCGCCGCGCCGCAGCTTCGGGCCGCATCGACGCTGGCCTTGACGAGCCGGCGCGCGACGACGCGACGAAAGTCGCTTGACAGGCGGGCATGGTTGCCCCTATACGACTTGCCGCGACGACCGGCTGATGCCGGTTCGTCCCCGGTGGCTGGGTAGCTCAGTTGGTTAGAGCACGGGAATCATAATCCTGGTGTCGGGGGTTCAAATCCCTCCCCAGCTACCACCGATCTTCCCTTTTTCATAGCGACTGTGCGTTACGGCCCCCCAAGGGTCGCATCAGCGTTCCGAACCGATCTGCGGTGAGCGGCCGGTTGATGGGTCGCGCGCGTCCTCTGCGCTGCTTTCCGGCTCGATCCCCATTTGATACCGGCGTTCCCGGGCTTGCGAGCGGGGCCAGGCCCGCAGCACGGCCTGGACAACAGTCGCAAGTGGAATGGCGAAGAAGACCCCCCAGAACCCCCAGATGCCACCGAAAAACAGGATGGCGACCACGACCGCGACGGGATGAAGACTAACGGCCTCCGAGAACAGCAGCGGCGCCAGGACGTTGCCGTCGATGGCCTGGATGATGGCATAGGCGATCAGGATCCAGACGAGTTCGCTGCCCCAGCCGAATTGCAGATAGCCCAGCACAGCAACGGGAAAGGTGACCATCGCTGCGCCGATATAGGGTATCAGGACCGACAGGCCGGTCAAAACCGCCAGCAGCACGGCATAGGTCATGTCCAGCATCCAGAAGACGATGAAGGTCACGACGCCGACGATCAGGATTTCCCAGAATTTGCCGCGGATATAATTGCCCAGCTGCACGTCCACTTCTTCCCAGACCTGCGCTGCGAGGCGCCGATCCTCGGGCAGGAAGCTGGTGAACCATGCCAGAATCCGGTCCTTGTCCTTGACCATGAAAAACACCAGCAACGGCACCAGAATCGCGTAAACCAGCAAAGTGGCGATGCTGACGATCGAGGCGAGCGAATAGGTCAGCACCTGCTGGCTGAACGAGATCACCTCGCTGCGGATGGCCAGAAACATCTGGTCGACCTGATCGGCGGAGAAGACGTTCGGATATTCCTCCGGAAGCCGCCTCATCAGTTCCTGGGCGTCGTTGAGCATTGACGGGACCTGTTGGATCAACAGGGTGATCTGGCTGAAAATGAGAGGGATCACCGCCAGGATGACGAACAGGAAGAATCCGAAGAAGATGAGAAAGACGCAGAGAATGGCCGCGATTCGCGGCACGCCCAACCGCTCCAGCCGAGAGACAACGCCCTGCATCAGATAGGCAATGATCGCCGCCGCCAATGCCGGCAGAAGCATATTGGCGAAGAATACCAACATAGCGAACAGCGCCGCCAGCAGCACAATCAACAGGACCACCTGAGGATCGTTGAAATGCCGCTTGAACCAATCGCGAATGAAGTCCATCCGTGCGTCACTCCTGCCGGACGTCATACTGACGTGCAAGTGTACGTCATCGTCCGGAGACATACGTACGCCCCTATAATGCGCATTGAGAACACATAGTGCAAACGCCAATGATGCCCCAATGGATTGAGAAGTCGCCGCTTTCCGCCGGTTGGGGCCGATTGCCGATCGATGCGGTGTTGGAGGACGTCCGTACGACTGCCGGTACTTCCATGCGGTTGGTGATCGAGGCACCACCGGGCGCGGGCAAGACCACGCGGGTTCCACTGGCGCTCGACGGCGCCCCCTGGATCGGGGGAAATCGGATACTGATGCTGGAGCCCCGGCGCCTGGCCGCCAGGGCCGCGGCCGACCGGATGGCCGCGACCATGGGTGAGCCGACAGGCCGCACCGTCGGCGTGACCACGCGGTTCGACCGGCGCACCGGCCCGGAGACCCGCATCGAGGTGGTTACCGAGGGCATCCTGACGCGTCGCCTGCAAGCGGATCCGTCATTGGCCGGCATCGGCGCGATCATATTCGATGAATTCCACGAACGCAGCCTGCAAGGCGATCTGGGCCTGGCACTGGCTTTGGAGGCGCAGGAGGCATTGCGCGAGGATCTTCGGATTCTGGTCATGTCTGCGACCCTGGATGGGGTGGCGGTGGCGGACCTTCTGGGCGGAGCCCCGATCATTCGTGCCGAAGGCCGCATGCATCCGGTCGAAACGCGCTATCGACCACCAGTGGCGGCGCGGGGCCGGAGCGGCGATCCGGTCGCGGCGCTGGCCAGCACGATCG is part of the Fodinicurvata sp. EGI_FJ10296 genome and encodes:
- a CDS encoding AI-2E family transporter: MDFIRDWFKRHFNDPQVVLLIVLLAALFAMLVFFANMLLPALAAAIIAYLMQGVVSRLERLGVPRIAAILCVFLIFFGFFLFVILAVIPLIFSQITLLIQQVPSMLNDAQELMRRLPEEYPNVFSADQVDQMFLAIRSEVISFSQQVLTYSLASIVSIATLLVYAILVPLLVFFMVKDKDRILAWFTSFLPEDRRLAAQVWEEVDVQLGNYIRGKFWEILIVGVVTFIVFWMLDMTYAVLLAVLTGLSVLIPYIGAAMVTFPVAVLGYLQFGWGSELVWILIAYAIIQAIDGNVLAPLLFSEAVSLHPVAVVVAILFFGGIWGFWGVFFAIPLATVVQAVLRAWPRSQARERRYQMGIEPESSAEDARDPSTGRSPQIGSER